The following proteins come from a genomic window of Salvia hispanica cultivar TCC Black 2014 chromosome 4, UniMelb_Shisp_WGS_1.0, whole genome shotgun sequence:
- the LOC125219570 gene encoding uncharacterized protein At2g39920 isoform X1, translating into MSAYGHQMEREYSAQSILAGEGSETGSHYTSEAGIYMSSFAAAVFVSGLVTVGISLFSLLVALTVMLNSCERQNSGVVEMNRKTPSYDYCRNLALHAELNSLSEDIFPEICHDINAQYVKEGQYKKDLNIVVTIAEEFFSSIRPQGDGRDVVLMDADDFLTSETMYVNQFMYWINKDVLHDSSRDAKYWRHFFALKLYLKLQAGQWPLILLSRKPQKLRNDTVEYLTSVGCHGWSSLVMRKDNEMHIDYEEFLSRERRKLQEEGFRVKGVISSQMDSLRGPCLGDRIFKLPYPILGHGAKAHAENQK; encoded by the exons ATGTCTGCTTATGGACATCAAATGGAGCGGGAATACTCTGCTCAAAGTATATTGGCTGGGGAGGGATCAG AAACAGGAAGCCATTACACCAGTGAGGCAGGAATTTACATGTCATCTTTTGCAGCTGCTGTTTTTGTTTCTGGACTTGTTACAGTTGGGATATCACTCTTCTCATTATTGGTAGCATTGACTGTGATGTTAAATTCGTGTGAACGTCAGAATTCTGGAGTTGTAGAGATGAACAGAAAAACACCCAGTTATGATTATTGCCGGAATTTGGCTCTTCATGCAGAGCTGAACAGCTTAAGTGAGGATATTTTTCCAGAAATTTGCCATGATATTAATGCACAGTATGTCAAGGAAGGTCAATACAAGAaagatttaaatattgtagttACAATTGCTGAGGAGTTCTTTAGTAGCATTAGACCACAAGGTGATGGTCGCGATGTTGTATTAATGGATGCAGATGATTTCTTGACTTCAGAAACTATGTATGTTAATCAGTTTATGTACTG GATCAACAAAGATGTCTTGCATGACAGCAGTAGAGATGCAAAATATTGGAGACACTTTTTTGCCCTGAAGTTGTACCTTAAACTTCAAGCTGGGCAGTGGCCATTGATTTTGTTATCACGTAAACCTCAGAAACTGCGAAATGATACTGTGGAGTATCTTACGTCTGTGGGATGTCATGGTTGGTCATCACTCGTCATGAG AAAGGATAATGAAATGCACATAGATTATGAAGAGTTTTTATCAAGAGAGCGGAGGAAGCTGCAAGAAGAGGGGTTCCGAGTGAAAGGTGTGATTAGCAGCCAGATGGATAGTCTTCGGGGCCCTTGTTTGGGAGATCGCATATTCAAACTTCCATATCCTATTTTGGGACATGGTGCCAAAGCTCATGCTGAAAATCAGAAGTAG
- the LOC125219571 gene encoding probable sugar phosphate/phosphate translocator At3g11320, with the protein MKSSGRFFTIGLVTSWYSSNIGVLLLNKYLLSNYGFRYPIFLTMCHMTACALLSYIAIAWMKVVPMQTIRSRVQFMKISALSFIFCTSVVSGNISLKYLPVSFNQAIGATTPFFTAVFAYIMTFKREAWLTYVTLIPVVTGVIVASGGEPSFHLFGFLMCIGATAARALKSVVQGILLSSEGEKLNSMNLLLYMAPIAVVLLLPATLFMEENVVGITIALGKEDIKIIWLLLFNSALAYFVNLTNFLVTKHTSALTLQVLGNAKGAVAVVVSILIFKNPVSITGMLGYSLTVLGVVLYSEAKKRSK; encoded by the exons ATGAAATCCTCGGGCCGATTCTTCACGATCGGGCTGGTCACGTCGTGGTACTCCTCCAACATTGGGGTTTTGCTGCTCAACAAGTATCTGTTGAGCAATTACGGCTTTCGGTACCCGATTTTCCTCACCATGTGCCACATGACGGCCTGCGCGCTGCTCAGCTACATCGCCATTGCGTGGATGAAGGTTGTGCCGATGCAGACCATAAGATCTAGGGTTCAGTTCATGAAGATCTCTGCTCTCAGCTTCATTTTCTGCACCTCCGTTGTTAGCGGCAACATTTCCCTCAAGTACTTGCCCGTCAGCTTCAATCAGGCTATCGGCGCCACCACCCCCTTCTTCACCGCCGTCTTCGCCTACATCATGACTTTCAAGAGGGAGGCCTGGTTGACTTACGTCACTTTGATTCCTGTGGTCACGGGAGTCATCGTCGCCAGTGGG GGTGAACCGAGTTTCCATTTGTTTGGTTTTCTCATGTGTATCGGAGCTACAGCTGCAAGGGCACTGAAATCAGTAGTTCAAGGAATTTTGCTTTCCTCTGAAGG ggaaaaattgaattccatGAACCTGCTACTGTACATGGCTCCTATAGCTGTTGTGTTACTACTTCCGGCTACACTTTTTATGGAGGAAAACGTTGTTGGTATTACAATAGCCTTAGGTAAAGAAGACATCAAAATTATTTGGTTGCTGTTATTCAACTCTGCGCTGgcatattttgtaaatttgacCAACTTTCTGGTCACAAAACACACTAGTGCTCTAACTCTTCAG GTGCTCGGAAATGCAAAAGGGGCCGTAGCAGTTGTAGTTTCCATATTAATCTTTAAGAACCCCGTCTCTATAACAGGGATGCTTGGATACTCCCTTACTGTCCTTGGTGTTGTCCTCTATAGTGAAGCCAAGAAGCGTAGCAAATGA
- the LOC125219570 gene encoding uncharacterized protein At2g39920 isoform X2, producing the protein MSAYGHQMEREYSAQSILAGEGSETGSHYTSEAGIYMSSFAAAVFVSGLVTVGISLFSLLVALTVMLNSCERQNSGVVEMNRKTPSYDYCRNLALHAELNSLSEDIFPEICHDINAQYVKEGQYKKDLNIVVTIAEEFFSSIRPQGDGRDVVLMDADDFLTSETMINKDVLHDSSRDAKYWRHFFALKLYLKLQAGQWPLILLSRKPQKLRNDTVEYLTSVGCHGWSSLVMRKDNEMHIDYEEFLSRERRKLQEEGFRVKGVISSQMDSLRGPCLGDRIFKLPYPILGHGAKAHAENQK; encoded by the exons ATGTCTGCTTATGGACATCAAATGGAGCGGGAATACTCTGCTCAAAGTATATTGGCTGGGGAGGGATCAG AAACAGGAAGCCATTACACCAGTGAGGCAGGAATTTACATGTCATCTTTTGCAGCTGCTGTTTTTGTTTCTGGACTTGTTACAGTTGGGATATCACTCTTCTCATTATTGGTAGCATTGACTGTGATGTTAAATTCGTGTGAACGTCAGAATTCTGGAGTTGTAGAGATGAACAGAAAAACACCCAGTTATGATTATTGCCGGAATTTGGCTCTTCATGCAGAGCTGAACAGCTTAAGTGAGGATATTTTTCCAGAAATTTGCCATGATATTAATGCACAGTATGTCAAGGAAGGTCAATACAAGAaagatttaaatattgtagttACAATTGCTGAGGAGTTCTTTAGTAGCATTAGACCACAAGGTGATGGTCGCGATGTTGTATTAATGGATGCAGATGATTTCTTGACTTCAGAAACTAT GATCAACAAAGATGTCTTGCATGACAGCAGTAGAGATGCAAAATATTGGAGACACTTTTTTGCCCTGAAGTTGTACCTTAAACTTCAAGCTGGGCAGTGGCCATTGATTTTGTTATCACGTAAACCTCAGAAACTGCGAAATGATACTGTGGAGTATCTTACGTCTGTGGGATGTCATGGTTGGTCATCACTCGTCATGAG AAAGGATAATGAAATGCACATAGATTATGAAGAGTTTTTATCAAGAGAGCGGAGGAAGCTGCAAGAAGAGGGGTTCCGAGTGAAAGGTGTGATTAGCAGCCAGATGGATAGTCTTCGGGGCCCTTGTTTGGGAGATCGCATATTCAAACTTCCATATCCTATTTTGGGACATGGTGCCAAAGCTCATGCTGAAAATCAGAAGTAG
- the LOC125219570 gene encoding uncharacterized protein At2g39920 isoform X3, with the protein MSAYGHQMEREYSAQSILAGEGSETGSHYTSEAGIYMSSFAAAVFVSGLVTVGISLFSLLVALTVMLNSCERQNSGVVEMNRKTPSYDYCRNLALHAELNSLSEDIFPEICHDINAQYVKEGQYKKDLNIVVTIAEEFFSSIRPQGDGRDVVLMDADDFLTSETMYVNQFMYWINKDVLHDSSRDAKYWRHFFALKLYLKLQAGQWPLILLSRKPQKLRNDTVEYLTSVGCHGWSSLVMRLAERIMKCT; encoded by the exons ATGTCTGCTTATGGACATCAAATGGAGCGGGAATACTCTGCTCAAAGTATATTGGCTGGGGAGGGATCAG AAACAGGAAGCCATTACACCAGTGAGGCAGGAATTTACATGTCATCTTTTGCAGCTGCTGTTTTTGTTTCTGGACTTGTTACAGTTGGGATATCACTCTTCTCATTATTGGTAGCATTGACTGTGATGTTAAATTCGTGTGAACGTCAGAATTCTGGAGTTGTAGAGATGAACAGAAAAACACCCAGTTATGATTATTGCCGGAATTTGGCTCTTCATGCAGAGCTGAACAGCTTAAGTGAGGATATTTTTCCAGAAATTTGCCATGATATTAATGCACAGTATGTCAAGGAAGGTCAATACAAGAaagatttaaatattgtagttACAATTGCTGAGGAGTTCTTTAGTAGCATTAGACCACAAGGTGATGGTCGCGATGTTGTATTAATGGATGCAGATGATTTCTTGACTTCAGAAACTATGTATGTTAATCAGTTTATGTACTG GATCAACAAAGATGTCTTGCATGACAGCAGTAGAGATGCAAAATATTGGAGACACTTTTTTGCCCTGAAGTTGTACCTTAAACTTCAAGCTGGGCAGTGGCCATTGATTTTGTTATCACGTAAACCTCAGAAACTGCGAAATGATACTGTGGAGTATCTTACGTCTGTGGGATGTCATGGTTGGTCATCACTCGTCATGAG GCTAGCAGAAAGGATAATGAAATGCACATAG
- the LOC125219572 gene encoding LIM domain-containing protein WLIM2b-like yields the protein MSFIGTQQKCKACDKTVYPVELLSADGVSYHKSCFKCSHCKGTLKLSSYSSMEGVLYCKPHYEQLFKETGSFTKNFQSPAKSAEKLTAEMTRSPSKAAGMFSGTQEKCATCGKTAYPLEKVTVESLSYHKSCFKCSHGGCSLTPSNYAALDGILYCKPHFSQLFKEKGSYNHLIKSASMKHPTVAVPDS from the exons ATGTCTTTTATTGGAACACAGCAGAAATGCAAGGCGTGTGATAAGACTGTGTATCCAGTGGAATTGCTGTCTGCTGATGGAGTTAGTTATCATAAATCTTGCTTCAAATGCTCCCATTGCAAGGGAACCCTCAAG CTGAGCAGTTATTCGTCGATGGAGGGTGTTCTCTATTGCAAGCCCCACTATGAGCAACTTTTCAAGGAGACTGGCAGTTTCACCAAGAACTTTCAATCAC CTGCAAAGTCAGCTGAGAAGTTAACAGCAGAGATG ACAAGATCACCTAGCAAGGCTGCAGGCATGTTCTCTGGAACACAAGAGAAATGTGCAACGTGCGGCAAAACAGCTTACCCACTTGAGAAG GTGACCGTGGAAAGCCTGAGTTATCACAAGTCATGTTTCAAGTGTTCTCATGGTGGATGCTCTCTAACTCCGTCAAACTATGCTGCCCTAGACGGCATCCTATACTGCAAACCCCATTTTTCACAGCTCTTCAAAGAAAAAGGGAGCTATAACCATTTGATCAAGTCTGCATCAATGAAACACCCGACTGTTGCGGTTCCTGACTCTTGA